CTTCATCAAATAATCGACGCATATTTTGTCCCCTTTAGTATGTTTTATTTGTTATCGCTATCCAGGAATTTGTCTAACCGAAACGACCAGAAATATAGTCTTGGGTTTTCTTTTCTTTTGGATCAGTGAATAGTTTCGTTGTTGGACTGATTTCAATCAAATCCCCATCCATGAAGAATGCTGTCCGATCAGAAATCCGTGAAGCTTGTGACATATTGTGCGTCACAATGATAATCGTGTAGTCATTCCGGATGTTCATCAACGTTTCTTCAATTTTGTGTGATGACACAGGGTCAAGCGCACTAGTTGGTTCATCCAGTAACAAAATATCTGGTGAAACTGCTAATGTCCGCGCAATTGAAACTCGTTGTTGTTGCCCACCAGATAGTGACAAAGCACTTTTATGGAGGACGTCTTTAACTTCATCCCAAATGGCCGCTTGCTTTAGCGCCGTTTCAACTTTTTCGTCGAGCACAGCTTTGTTCTTTTCACCGGCAATGCGCAATCCAAACGCTACATTATCGTAGATTGAGAATGGAAATGGATTAGGTTGTTGGAACACCATACCGATTTCTTTACGCAATTCGACCGTATCCGTCGTTGGGGCATAGATGTTTTGGCCTTTGAACATGAAGTTACCAGTCACCGTCACACCGTCCGTTAAATCATGCATTCGATTAATCGCCCGAATATACGTTGATTTACCAGAGCCAGAGGGACCAATCAAAGCCGTAATCCCCTTTTCAGGAAAGTCCAAATCAATTCCGTGTAAGGCTTCTTTTTCGCCATAATAGAGGCGCACATTTTCAGTTGTTAAAATTGGTTCTGCCATATTTCCTCCATAATGTGCTCGTAAGAACTGCCTGCTTAGAATAACTTACTTATTTTGATAATTCATAATCCGAGCCACCAAATTCACTATGTTACTCACCGAAGCTAGCCGTTCTCGCACCGCACTTTCTCTTTTTCGCACTTTGCTTAACCAAAGTTACCTGAGATGTAATCGTTTGTAATTTCAACTTTTGGCCGAGTGAAAATCTTCCGGGTTTCATCATATTCTAAGACCTTGCCCATATGGAAGAATGCCGTGTAATCCGAAATCCGAGCAGCTTGTTGCATATTATGCGTCACGATTACAATGGTGTATTTTTCTTTAAGTTCTAATAATGTGTCTTCGATTTGCGATGTCGAAATCGGATCCAACGCACTGGCTGGTTCATCGAGCAACAAAATATCAGGCTTCATTGCAATCGCCCGCGCAATTACTAACCGTTGTTGTTGTCCACCTGACAACGCAAGGGCGCTTTTGCCCAAATCATCCTTGACTTGATCCCACAAAGCGGCTTGCTTCAATGAAGTTTCGACGATTTCTTCCAATTGTGCCTTATCTTTCATTCCGCGTTGCTTCAAAGCAAAAGTGATGTTATCACGAATTGACTTAGCAAATGGGTTCGGCCGTTGGAATACCATGCCGACGTGGCGGCGCATTTCATAGACGTCAACTTCTTTTGAATTAATATCAATGCCGCGGTACATGATGTTACCCTTCACCGTCGCAACCGTATCGTTCATCCGGTTCAACGAGCGCAAGAAGGTTGACTTACCAGAACCAGAAGCCCCAATCAATGAAGTAATCTTGTAACGTTCAAATTGTAAATCGCCTTCACTTAATGCTTCATTGTTGCCATAAAAAACTTTTAAATCTTTAGTTTCCAAGGCAATTTCGGCATCTTCGTCAAAACGGTAAATATTCCGTAATGGCGCCGTCGTATTCAATACTTTATTTTCATCCATCATCATTTTATTTCCTTTTTTATTAACGTGCGGCTGTTAATCGTTTGAACAAGACTTTGCCTAACCAACGAGCTAAGAGGTTAAAGATTAAGACCGCAATCACGAGGACTGCTGATGCACCGGCTGAAACAGCGGCGGCATCTGGCATAATTCCTTCTGAATTAATCTTCCAGATGTGCACAGCGAGAGTTTCAGCTGGTCGTAATGGGTTCAAAGGACTCGTAATGTCAAAGGGATTCCAGTTGCCAAAATTCAACGCTGGTGCTGATTGACCGGCTGTATAAATTAAGGCCGCGGCTTCACCGAACACCCGTCCGGCAGAGAGCACTACCCCAGTAACGATACTTGGTACCGCTGCTGGTAAGATGACATGCCCGACTGTTTCCCATTTTGACAAACCAAGGGCGGCTCCCGCTTCACGTTGCAAATCAGGAATCGACTTAAGTGAACCTTCAACAGAACGGGTGAGCAATGGTAAGTTGAACAACGTTAAGGCAATGGCTCCTGAAAGAACCGAGAAACCAAGTTTGAATTGAACCACGAAGAGCAAGAAACCGAACAAACCAACGACCACTGAAGGTAATGAGCTCAAGATTTCGATTGCTGTCCGGATGACCGCCGTAAACCAGTTTTGCTTGGCGTATTCATTCAAGTAAATCCCAGCACCTAAGGCAATTGGCAATGAAATCACCATCGTCAAAATTAATAAGTAAAATGAGTTAAAAAGTTGTACCCCAATCCCACCACCGGCTTGGAAGGCTTTGGCTGGTGAAGTCAGGAAGTGCCAACTCAAGTGTGGTACCCCATCAATTAAGATGAAGCCCAGCAAAGCTGCCAATAGGAGAATGACTAAGCTGGCAATTGTATACAACACAATGGTTGCGACTTTATTAGATGTTTTTGCGCTCATTATTTCAATTCTCCCTTCTTACCAATCAAACGAATGATGATATTAAAGACTAATGACATCAATAACAGAATTAAGGCGAGTGTCCAGAGCACATCATTTTGCATTGAACCCATCACTGTGTTACCAATTCCCATCGTCAAGACTGATGTTAACGTTGCTGCCGGGCTGATTAAGTTTCCTGGCATAATCGCAGCATTACCCACGACCATTTGGACGGCCAATGCTTCACCGAAGGCCCGCGCCATCCCGAAGACGACGGCAGTTAAAATTCCCGGCGTTGCTGCCCGTAAAATAACTTTGTAAATTGCTTGCCAGCGGGTTGCCCCAATAGCTAGCGCTGATTCACGATAATATTGTGGTACTGACCGTAACGTATCGACAGTCATTGAAGTTACAGTTGGGAGAATCATGACGAACAAGACAATTGTTCCTGACAGAATCCCAAAACCAGAACCACCGAAGATATTACGGATGAATGGGACAACAACCGTTAACCCAATGAATCCATACACAACTGAAGGAATTCCGACCAACAATTCAGTCACCGGTTGTAAAATTTTGGCACCGTACTTTGGTGAAATTTCAGTCATGAAGACCGCGGTTCCAATCGCAAACGGTGTCGCAATAATTGCTGATAACACCGTAATTAAGAATGAACCAACAATCATTGGTAATGCACCAGTTTCTGGCTTACCATTAGCACCATTGACTGACGGGTTCCACGTCTTACCTGTCATGAAGTCCCAAAAATTAATTTTATCAACGAAGAATGTTGCTAGTCCTTTTGAAGCGACGAAGTAAAAAATTGATACCACGACGATCGCAATTAAAAGCAAAGCTGAAATACTTAATGTTTTCCCGATACGTTCTTTTTTTGTTGCAATCGAAGTTTTTAACAAACTTTCACGGATCTCATCCATGAGCACTCTCCTTATGTTTCATGTATTCGGATGCCCGACTTCCTTGTATTTTACATATTTGGATATCCAGTCGGTTCCTAATTAATTGGCATTGTGTATTAGCTCCCGGTTGGAAACTTTTGATTATTTATTGATGACTTGACCATCGGCTTTCCGTTGCACATGCATATCATGAATTGAGATATATCCTAATTGTGGTACAACGGTATTTTGAATTTTTTCAGATTGTAAATAGTTTAGGAAGTCAGCGACCTGCCCTTTAGGCTGTCCCTTGGTATAGACGTGTTCATATGCCCAAATCTTCCAAGTGTTAGTTGTCACATTCGCAACTGTTGGTTCAACATGATCAATGGCAACTTTTTGCACTGACTTGTCAGCATATGAAAAGGCCACATAACTGATGGCACCTGGGGTTGTGGCAACGATTGAACGGACCATCCCAGATGAATCTTGTTCAGGTGCGGGTGCCGATTCAGCGCCTTTCAAGGCCCATTTTTCAAAGACCGCCCGCGTACCTGAGCCTGATGCCCGGTTTAACAAGGTAATCGCTAAATCTTTACCACCAACTTGTTTCCAGTTGGTAATCTTGCCCGTAAAAATTTGGATTAATTGCGCTTGGGTCAATTCTTTGATACCCGCGTCTTTGTTAG
This is a stretch of genomic DNA from Periweissella cryptocerci. It encodes these proteins:
- the pstC gene encoding phosphate ABC transporter permease subunit PstC, encoding MDEIRESLLKTSIATKKERIGKTLSISALLLIAIVVVSIFYFVASKGLATFFVDKINFWDFMTGKTWNPSVNGANGKPETGALPMIVGSFLITVLSAIIATPFAIGTAVFMTEISPKYGAKILQPVTELLVGIPSVVYGFIGLTVVVPFIRNIFGGSGFGILSGTIVLFVMILPTVTSMTVDTLRSVPQYYRESALAIGATRWQAIYKVILRAATPGILTAVVFGMARAFGEALAVQMVVGNAAIMPGNLISPAATLTSVLTMGIGNTVMGSMQNDVLWTLALILLLMSLVFNIIIRLIGKKGELK
- the pstA gene encoding phosphate ABC transporter permease PstA, whose amino-acid sequence is MSAKTSNKVATIVLYTIASLVILLLAALLGFILIDGVPHLSWHFLTSPAKAFQAGGGIGVQLFNSFYLLILTMVISLPIALGAGIYLNEYAKQNWFTAVIRTAIEILSSLPSVVVGLFGFLLFVVQFKLGFSVLSGAIALTLFNLPLLTRSVEGSLKSIPDLQREAGAALGLSKWETVGHVILPAAVPSIVTGVVLSAGRVFGEAAALIYTAGQSAPALNFGNWNPFDITSPLNPLRPAETLAVHIWKINSEGIMPDAAAVSAGASAVLVIAVLIFNLLARWLGKVLFKRLTAAR
- a CDS encoding phosphate ABC transporter substrate-binding protein PstS family protein, with protein sequence MKRSWVITTIIVVALGGWLGYSYNTRAQNGGGTQMTAVGSTALQPLVEAAGEEYAGKHLGVFINVQGGGTGTGLSQVQTGAVTMGDSDLFAEEKEGINAKGLVDHQVAVVGITPIANKDAGIKELTQAQLIQIFTGKITNWKQVGGKDLAITLLNRASGSGTRAVFEKWALKGAESAPAPEQDSSGMVRSIVATTPGAISYVAFSYADKSVQKVAIDHVEPTVANVTTNTWKIWAYEHVYTKGQPKGQVADFLNYLQSEKIQNTVVPQLGYISIHDMHVQRKADGQVINK
- the pstB gene encoding phosphate ABC transporter ATP-binding protein PstB; the encoded protein is MAEPILTTENVRLYYGEKEALHGIDLDFPEKGITALIGPSGSGKSTYIRAINRMHDLTDGVTVTGNFMFKGQNIYAPTTDTVELRKEIGMVFQQPNPFPFSIYDNVAFGLRIAGEKNKAVLDEKVETALKQAAIWDEVKDVLHKSALSLSGGQQQRVSIARTLAVSPDILLLDEPTSALDPVSSHKIEETLMNIRNDYTIIIVTHNMSQASRISDRTAFFMDGDLIEISPTTKLFTDPKEKKTQDYISGRFG
- the pstB gene encoding phosphate ABC transporter ATP-binding protein PstB, coding for MMDENKVLNTTAPLRNIYRFDEDAEIALETKDLKVFYGNNEALSEGDLQFERYKITSLIGASGSGKSTFLRSLNRMNDTVATVKGNIMYRGIDINSKEVDVYEMRRHVGMVFQRPNPFAKSIRDNITFALKQRGMKDKAQLEEIVETSLKQAALWDQVKDDLGKSALALSGGQQQRLVIARAIAMKPDILLLDEPASALDPISTSQIEDTLLELKEKYTIVIVTHNMQQAARISDYTAFFHMGKVLEYDETRKIFTRPKVEITNDYISGNFG